Proteins encoded in a region of the Falco rusticolus isolate bFalRus1 chromosome 10, bFalRus1.pri, whole genome shotgun sequence genome:
- the LOC119154707 gene encoding LOW QUALITY PROTEIN: tyrosine-protein phosphatase non-receptor type substrate 1-like (The sequence of the model RefSeq protein was modified relative to this genomic sequence to represent the inferred CDS: deleted 1 base in 1 codon) — MEPLPRGPGRAAWPLTCLVLLCLRWPGAGAQAGQSFQLQQPQTKVLVNKGKMFTLTCTTSGGGPLGPVKWLKGWGSENETIYDQTGSFPRVTRAVSGSDVDFTIHIMDARLEDAGSYYCVKFSKSLGGVQVFQHGKGTEVSVHAKPSPPVVSGPQHRAGPGQSVPFTCTAGGFFPRDISVKWFKDRSPILARQPQIITPEQLKSSYNMSSTLTVMLKEDDVRSQLICAVQHPTLTAPLTGTYQLSKALRVSPSVHVDADLPSLSEVNKTANFTCHVKGFYPRGVTITWLENGTEIKVENTSQLVETPQGLFELSSLLQVQATEEKNGSVFTCRVVHDAQDPISRTATLRIAAPARDGLSDWSQTYNGNLLLIYIVVGVVCTVLALLVAAILYLIRAKQSKGKSSPSARLHEPEKSSEATTQESDPNNLTYADLNFDRERKTIRRMVEMSQQSEYACIQTSQAPTSDDNLTYADLDMVHLSKAPRRPAPRPEEASSEYASVQIPRK, encoded by the exons ATGGAgccgctgccccggggccccggccgcgccgcctGGCCGCTgacctgcctggtgctgctctgcctgcgCTGGCCAG gtgCGGGTGCCCAGGCGGGTCAgagcttccagctgcagcagccccagacCAAGGTGTTGGTGAACAAGGGGAAGATGTTCACCCTGACCTGCACCACGTCCGGAGGTGGTCCCCTTGGCCCTGTGAAGTGGCTGAAGGGCTGGGGCAGCGAGAACGAGACCATTTACGACCAGACAGGCTCTTTCCCTCGTGTGACGAGGGCAGTCAGTGGGTCTGATGTGGACTTCACCATCCACATCATGGATGCTCGCCTCGAGGATGCCGGCAGCTATTACTGTGTGAAGTTCAGCAAATCACTGGGTGGTGTTCAGGTGTTTCAGCACGGCAAGGGCACAGAGGTGTCCGTGCACG CCAAACCCAGCCCCCCGGTTGTGTCCGGGCCCCAGCAcagagcggggccggggcagtcGGTGCCTTTCACCTGCACGGCC GGGGGGTTCTTCCCCAGAGACATCAGCGTGAAATGGTTCAAGGACAGGAGCCCAATTTTGGCTCGGCAGCCCCAGATCATCACCCCTGAGCAACTGAAATCCTCCTACAACATGTCCAGCACCCTGACGGTGATGCTGAAGGAGGACGACGTCCGCTCGCAGCTCATCTGCGCGGTGCAGCACCCCACACTGACGGCCCCGCTGACAGGGACGTACCAGCTCAGCAAAGCCCTGCGAG TTTCCCCCAGTGTCCACGTGGATGCTGACCTGCCGAGCCTCTCTGAGGTGAACAAGACCGCGAACTTCACCTGCCACGTGAAGGGGTTTTACCCGCGAGGGGTGACCATCACCTGGCTGGAGAATGGGACGGAGATAAAGGTGGAGAACACCTCCCAGCTGGTGGAGACCCCACAGGGCTTGTTTGAGctgagcagcctgctgcaggtCCAAGCGACGGAGGAGAAGAACGGGTCCGTGTTCACCTGCCGAGTGGTGCACGACGCCCAGGACCCCATCAGCAGGACGGCCACCCTGCGGATCGCTGCCCCAGCCAGAGATGGACTGAGCGACTGGTCCCAGACATATAATG GCAATTTGCTGCTCATCTATATTGTGGTGGGAGTGGTCTGCActgtgctggcactgctggtggCTGCCATTCTTTACCTCATCcgagcaaagcagagcaagg gTAAAAGCTCACCATCTGCTAG GTTACACGAGCCGGAGAAGAGCAGCGAGGCCACTACCCAG GAGTCCGACCCCAACAACCTGACCTACGCAGACCTGAACTTTGACAGAGAGAGGAAGACCATCCGCCGGATGGTGGAGATGAGCCAGCAGTCAGAGTACGCCTGCATCCAGACCAGCCAGGCACCCACCAGTGATGACAACCTCACCTACGCCGACCTGGACATGGTGCACCTCAGCAAGGCACCCAGGCGACCGGCCCCGCGCCCTGAGGAGGCCAGCTCAGAGTATGCCAGCGTCCAGATCCCGAGGAAATGA
- the PDYN gene encoding proenkephalin-B, with protein MRGEMAQRALALALCLSLATAASTNCVTQCSLCTAQTHGTESSIWPLMCLWECQGSSPPGPEWEMCRKALALLAPLVALAEGTDPSPQGAEEDEAEPEEELGPGELLMAPAKRYGGFMKKMAKGKLLALLRENAHSKGSFSKKFGGFGRKPGERAAPEDYPGPVGAGAEEPTGAGAEGQELAELHKRYGGFMRRIRPKLKWDNQKRYGGFLRRQFKVTTRSDEDPSAYSGEVSDL; from the exons ATGCGGGGTGAGATGGCACAGCGGGCACTGGCGCTGGCACTCTGCCTCTCCCTGGCCACAGCGGCATCCACCAACTGCGTCACCCAGTGCtccctctgcacagcacagacCCACGGCACTGAGAGCAGCATCTGGCCCCTG ATGTGCCTGTGGGAATGCCAGGGCTCCTCGCCACCCGGACCTGAGTGGGAGATGTGCAGGAAGGCGCTGGCGCTCCTGGCCCCGCTGGTGGCCCTGGCCGAAGGGACAGACCCATCCCCTCAGGGGGCAGAGGAGGACGAGGCAGAGCCGGAGGAGGAGCTGGgtcctggggagctgctgaTGGCACCGGCCAAGCGCTATGGGGGCTTCATGAAGAAGATGGCCAAGGGGAAGCTGCTTGCCCTGCTGCGCGAGAATGCCCACAGCAAGGGCAGCTTCAGCAAGAAGTTCGGGGGCTTTGGCCGCAAgccgggggagcgggcggccCCTGAGGACTACCCGGGGCCGGTGGGCGCTGGGGCTGAGGAGCCCACGGGCGCTGGGGCcgaggggcaggagctggcagagctgcacaaGCGTTATGGTGGCTTCATGCGCCGGATCCGGCCCAAGCTCAAGTGGGACAATCAAAAGCGCTATGGAGGCTTCCTGCGGCGGCAGTTCAAGGTCACCACACGGTCAGACGAGGACCCCAGCGCCTACTCAGGGGAGGTCTCGGACCTATAG